In Nicotiana tabacum cultivar K326 chromosome 19, ASM71507v2, whole genome shotgun sequence, one DNA window encodes the following:
- the LOC107820518 gene encoding protein NRT1/ PTR FAMILY 5.2-like gives MTEELEKGATNGSEDYTQDGTVDLKGRPVLRSKTGRWRACYFIVGYEVFERMAFYGIATNLVIYLTDELHEGTVKSSNNVTNWVGTVWLTPILGAYIADAHLGRYSTFLISSAIYILGMCLLTMAVSLKALRPPSCGKGIKEIDCTKRASAFQIGIFYCALYIVAIGTGGTKPNISTMGADQFDDFEPKERFQKLSFFNWWMFSIFLGTLFSNSFLVYLQDNVGWGVGYGLPTAGLAVSVMVFLLGTRYYRHKKPSGSPFTRIAQVVVAAARKWKVVVPNDPKELHELRLEEYATSAGLFRIDHTTSLRPLDKAAVKTGPSSPWKLCPVTQVEEAKQMIKMLPILIAMFIPSTMLAQTHTLFIKQGTTLKRGIGPNFEIPPASLTAFVTISMLITLVVYDRVIVPILRKYTKNPRGITLLQRLGIGLVLHIIIMLTASFVERKRLSVAREHGITGKKQIVPLSIFFLLPQFALMGVADNFVEVAKLEFFYDQAPESMKSLGTAYATTSLGVGYFLSSFLLSTVADVTKKNGHHGWILDNLNISHLDYYYAFYAVLSFLNFLFFLVVAKFFVYNTETNKTNKELQEAMQPSLSKPIIEEEKAPVK, from the exons ATGACTGAAGAATTAGAGAAAGGAGCTACTAATGGAAGTGAGGATTATACACAAGATGGGACTGTGGACCTCAAAGGTAGACCTGTTCTCAGATCCAAAACTGGCAGATGGAGAGCTTGTTATTTcattgttg GTTATGAAGTATTTGAGAGGATGGCATTCTACGGGATAGCAACAAATCTGGTGATATATCTAACAGACGAGCTGCATGAAGGAACTGTGAAATCCTCAAATAATGTGACCAATTGGGTTGGTACTGTTTGGTTGACTCCCATTCTTGGTGCTTACATTGCTGATGCTCATCTTGGTCGTTACTCCACTTTTCTCATCTCTTCTGCTATTTACATTCTG GGAATGTGCTTATTGACAATGGCTGTTTCATTGAAAGCCTTGAGACCCCCAAGTTGTGGCAAAGGAATCAAAGAGATAGACTGCACTAAAAGGGCTTCTGCTTTCCAAATTGGCATCTTCTATTGTGCTTTATACATAGTTGCTATTGGAACTGGTGGAACAAAGCCTAATATCTCAACAATGGGTGCAGACCAGTTTGATGATTTTGAACCTAAAGAGAGGTTTCAAAAGCTCTCCTTTTTCAACTGGTGGATGTTTAGCATCTTTCTTGGAACTCTCTTCTCCAACAGTTTCCTTGTTTACTTGCAAGACAATGTGGGATGGGGTGTTGGTTATGGCCTTCCAACTGCTGGACTTGCTGTTTCAGTAATGGTTTTCTTGTTAGGGACTCGTTACTATAGGCATAAAAAACCTTCAGGAAGTCCATTCACTAGGATTGCTCAAGTTGTTGTTGCTGCAGCTAGGAAGTGGAAGGTTGTTGTCCCTAATGACCCAAAGGAGCTTCATGAGCTGAGATTGGAAGAGTATGCTACTTCTGCAGGCCTCTTCAGAATTGATCATACTACTTCTTTAAG ACCTCTTGACAAGGCAGCAGTGAAAACAGGGCCTAGTTCACCCTGGAAACTTTGTCCAGTAACCCAAGTTGAAGAAGCTAAGCAAATGATAAAAATGCTTCCAATACTTATAGCAATGTTCATACCAAGCACAATGCTAGCACAGACACATACCCTCTTCATTAAGCAAGGGACAACCTTGAAGAGAGGAATCGGTCCGAATTTTGAAATTCCTCCAGCATCTCTTACTGCCTTCGTAACAATCTCCATGTTGATCACCCTTGTTGTCTATGACCGCGTCATTGTACCCATTCTTCGAAAATACACAAAGAACCCGAGGGGGATCACATTGTTGCAGAGACTCGGGATTGGCCTTGTCTTGCATATCATAATCATGCTCACTGCCTCGTTCGTTGAAAGGAAGAGGCTCAGTGTAGCTAGAGAACATGGAATTACTGGGAAAAAACAGATTGTTCCTCTATCTATTTTCTTTCTGCTTCCCCAGTTTGCCTTGATGGGAGTGGCTGATAACTTTGTGGAAGTTGCAAAACTTGAGTTTTTCTATGACCAAGCACCAGAGAGCATGAAAAGCCTTGGGACTGCATATGCTACAACAAGCTTGGGTGTTGGCTACTTCCTCAGCAGCTTTCTGCTGTCAACTGTGGCAGATGTCACCAAGAAAAATGGACACCATGGGTGGATATTGGACAACCTCAATATCTCTCATTTGGACTattattatgcattttatgctgtcttgagctttctAAACTTTCTTTTCTTCCTGGTTGTAGCAAAATTCTTCGTTTATAACACCGAGACCAACAAAACCAACAAAGAGTTGCAGGAGGCCATGCAACCCTCCCTTAGCAAGCCCATAATTGAAGAAGAGAAGGCACCGGTTAAATAG
- the LOC107820519 gene encoding BRCA1-associated RING domain protein 1 isoform X1 — MRCIVGREDIFHERDVKRQTRLSSGSSQMSLESHGHIQLRCPSSEIVANSNCNMEYKNSESPSVAQPKSVSDQHALKGSVCCFCHSPKTTKGTGQFLYYANGKEVVENVSSPSKVICVHSKCIEWTPQVFYDGDTIKNLKSELARAAKLKCSSCGMKGAALGCYIKSCRRSYHVPCAFEIQDCRWDMDNYLMLCPIHKSTKFPTEKSNSRKHVRREVHRATSDIPPLTTEQLSFWARSSGGPKEWVLCGSALSSEEKYMLVTFANMCGATVCKFWKPNVTHVVAATDEKGACTRTFKVLMAILSGKWILTMDWVKACIAANGPVKEEPYEISLDNHGCSGGPKAGRLWASTNAPKLFDGFRFYLSGDFVPTYKVDLLDLVEKAGGASIQSKEQLVEQTHAAQETHPPYLVVYNCDPPRGCTFEEESNILQQRLAEAEDLAKQIGCQVIQHTWILECVAACKLVPFC; from the exons ATGCGCTGCATAGTCGGGCGTGAAGATATTTTTCATGAAAGGGATGTGAAGAGGCAAACGAGACTAAGTTCTGGTTCGTCACAAATGAGCTTAGAAAGTCATGGTCATATTCAACTAAGATGTCCTAGTTCTGAAATTGTTGCTAATTCCAACTGCAATATGGAGTATAAAAATAGTGAATCTCCTTCTGTTGCTCAGCCAAAATCAGTTTCAGATCAACATGCTCTGAAAGGAAGTGTTTGTTGTTTCTGTCATTCGCCTAAGACCACAAAG GGAACTGGACAGTTCTTGTACTATGCTAATGGAAAGGAAGTGGTGGAAAATGTCTCTTCTCCTTCCAAAGTCATATGTGTGCACAGTAAATGCATTGAATG GACACCTCAAGTATTTTATGATGGAGATACTATAAAGAACTTGAAAAGTGAATTGGCAAGAGCTGCAAAACTCAAATGTAGTAGTTGTGGCATGAAAGGTGCAGCACTTGGCTGCTACATAAAATCTTGCCGGAGGAGTTATCACGTGCCCTGTGCATTTGAAATCCAGGATTGTCGATGGGATATG GACAACTATCTCATGCTGTGCCCAATTCATAAATCTACTAAATTTCCAACTGAGAAGTCAAATTCCAGGAAGCACGTTAGGAGGGAAGTGCATCGAGCAACTTCAGATATTCCTCCTCT AACCACTGAGCAATTGAGTTTTTGGGCAAGATCATCAGGTGGACCCAAAGAATGGGTTCTTTGTGGGTCTGCTCTATCCTCAGAAGAGAAG TATATGTTGGTGACATTTGCTAATATGTGCGGTGCGACTGTGTGCAAGTTTTGGAAACCAAATGTCACACATGTTGTTGCAGCAACAGATGAAAAGGGTGCATGCACCAGAACATTTAAAGTTCTCATGGCAATTTTGAGTGGAAAATGGATCCTAACGATGGACT GGGTAAAAGCTTGTATTGCAGCAAATGGTCCAGTAAAGGAAGAACCTTATGAAATAAGTCTAGACAATCACGGCTGTTCTGGGGGCCCCAAAGCTGGAAGGCTCTGGGCCTCAACTAAT GCGCCAAAGCTTTTTGATGGTTTCAGGTTTTATTTGAGTGGGGATTTTGTGCCAACTTACAAAGTTGACCTGTTAGATCTAGTTGAGAAGGCTGGAGGTGCTAGCATTCAGAGCAAGGAACAGTTGGTGGAACAGACTCATGCTGCACAGGAAACTCACCCACCTTATCTAGTTGTATACAACTGTGATCCCCCACGGGGTTGCACGTTTGAAGAAGAAAGCAATATTTTGCAGCAAAGATTAGCTGAAGCTGAGGATCTCGCCAAGCAAATTGGTTGTCAGGTCATTCAGCATACTTGGATTCTGGAGTGTGTTGCTGCATGTAAACTGGTACCTTTTTGCTGA
- the LOC107820519 gene encoding BRCA1-associated RING domain protein 1 isoform X2: protein MRCIVGREDIFHERDVKRQTRLSSGSSQMSLESHGHIQLRCPSSEIVANSNCNMEYKNSESPSVAQPKSVSDQHALKGSVCCFCHSPKTTKGTGQFLYYANGKEVVENVSSPSKVICVHSKCIEWTPQVFYDGDTIKNLKSELARAAKLKCSSCGMKGAALGCYIKSCRRSYHVPCAFEIQDCRWDMYMLVTFANMCGATVCKFWKPNVTHVVAATDEKGACTRTFKVLMAILSGKWILTMDWVKACIAANGPVKEEPYEISLDNHGCSGGPKAGRLWASTNAPKLFDGFRFYLSGDFVPTYKVDLLDLVEKAGGASIQSKEQLVEQTHAAQETHPPYLVVYNCDPPRGCTFEEESNILQQRLAEAEDLAKQIGCQVIQHTWILECVAACKLVPFC from the exons ATGCGCTGCATAGTCGGGCGTGAAGATATTTTTCATGAAAGGGATGTGAAGAGGCAAACGAGACTAAGTTCTGGTTCGTCACAAATGAGCTTAGAAAGTCATGGTCATATTCAACTAAGATGTCCTAGTTCTGAAATTGTTGCTAATTCCAACTGCAATATGGAGTATAAAAATAGTGAATCTCCTTCTGTTGCTCAGCCAAAATCAGTTTCAGATCAACATGCTCTGAAAGGAAGTGTTTGTTGTTTCTGTCATTCGCCTAAGACCACAAAG GGAACTGGACAGTTCTTGTACTATGCTAATGGAAAGGAAGTGGTGGAAAATGTCTCTTCTCCTTCCAAAGTCATATGTGTGCACAGTAAATGCATTGAATG GACACCTCAAGTATTTTATGATGGAGATACTATAAAGAACTTGAAAAGTGAATTGGCAAGAGCTGCAAAACTCAAATGTAGTAGTTGTGGCATGAAAGGTGCAGCACTTGGCTGCTACATAAAATCTTGCCGGAGGAGTTATCACGTGCCCTGTGCATTTGAAATCCAGGATTGTCGATGGGATATG TATATGTTGGTGACATTTGCTAATATGTGCGGTGCGACTGTGTGCAAGTTTTGGAAACCAAATGTCACACATGTTGTTGCAGCAACAGATGAAAAGGGTGCATGCACCAGAACATTTAAAGTTCTCATGGCAATTTTGAGTGGAAAATGGATCCTAACGATGGACT GGGTAAAAGCTTGTATTGCAGCAAATGGTCCAGTAAAGGAAGAACCTTATGAAATAAGTCTAGACAATCACGGCTGTTCTGGGGGCCCCAAAGCTGGAAGGCTCTGGGCCTCAACTAAT GCGCCAAAGCTTTTTGATGGTTTCAGGTTTTATTTGAGTGGGGATTTTGTGCCAACTTACAAAGTTGACCTGTTAGATCTAGTTGAGAAGGCTGGAGGTGCTAGCATTCAGAGCAAGGAACAGTTGGTGGAACAGACTCATGCTGCACAGGAAACTCACCCACCTTATCTAGTTGTATACAACTGTGATCCCCCACGGGGTTGCACGTTTGAAGAAGAAAGCAATATTTTGCAGCAAAGATTAGCTGAAGCTGAGGATCTCGCCAAGCAAATTGGTTGTCAGGTCATTCAGCATACTTGGATTCTGGAGTGTGTTGCTGCATGTAAACTGGTACCTTTTTGCTGA
- the LOC107820520 gene encoding exocyst complex component EXO84A-like produces MDTVTASSTSRRFRFRDHSQDIPADQHYSTDAHSSDDSSSVSSELNSDHELHSMTAKGITHLCSELLELKRESEEDFQKIVFTNYSAFIGIFEGTKNLESDLLQLKYQVSKQKRLIKDLANRDFLKFLAEETIESKLEESLPDDTSLSSIIAAHTKEVSEILDDLLSEQRLDEAISFLEKEAEFFKDFKLAETSSDELLGYNSRISEKRSMIADQLTLVAKNPRVSALELQKALVGLQRIGDSNLATQLLLKYYHSRIASSTHDLFFSKVYPHGLYLGDVSKFLFSMISQAAKSFTLLHGENSSYESELHRWVMEQTATFAVYFNNYVISMVEPSSGLSTAVEAVQSTMSYCSLLEAQGIELRSSLIEHIRPSIQEVLQIHIEHFKKVIGIITSSDTWVLGRYRVSGILSPDSYSANSGQLSEYCLLANSGRKFITLSQAIIEEVSPLIELHIEGSLLRGLLDLFTEYTTILESALTNQTESEGVDSRINIADSVEQQISLIANLSIIAQIFSSMIRRAFNDTYHLQFEIDDYELFIHENCERLRSQFCKQLILKSLPLESDYRCNPSPACCTDLESSSSYRELYFALRNLKEHAEDTLIKMNWLKDLFSELMEMMFEMILDKEDISNITKEHLPNKSCDKFVQLSLDIHFLLEIAKWGGYLSDTVMNAYSDYESRTKSAFLSAGMDPERHMSYIGWATRAAIETLEKLHELDKREMLSNEIIDATEDETNESSLHNSTESFGSNDATNSVEVLRPLDAPEVTSCTKILETCVVPKEGDEEKNGLHHI; encoded by the exons ATGGACACGGTTACTGCTTCTTCAACATCAAGAAGGTTTAGGTTTAGGGATCACAGTCAAGATATCCCCGCCGATCAACATTATTCAACCGATGCTCATTCCAGCGATGACTCTTCGTCTGTTTCCAGCGAACTTAATTCTGATCATGAGCTCCACTCCATGACTGCTAAG GGCATTACTCATCTTTGTTCAGAACTCCTTGAGTTGAAAAGAGAGTCTGAGGAAGATTTTCAGAAAATTGTCTTTACCAATTATTCAGCATTTATAGG GATATTTGAAGGGACTAAAAATCTAGAGAGTGACTTATTGCAACTGAAGTACCAGGTTTCAAAGCAGAAAAGGCTCATAAAAGACCTTGCAAATCGCGATTTTCTAAAGTTTCTTGCAGAGGAGACGATAGAATCAAAGCTCGAAGAAAGCTTACCAGATGACACATCTTTGTCCAGCATTATTGCTGCTCACACCAAAGAGGTCTCTGAAATATTGGATGATCTTCTTTCAGAACAGCGATTGGACGAAGCTATTTCTTTCTTGGAGAAGGAAGCTGAGTTCTTCAAAGATTTCAAGTTGGCAGAGACTTCATCGGATGAACTCCTGGGCTATAACTCTAGAATATCAGAGAAGAGGTCTATGATTGCAGATCAGTTGACACTGGTTGCTAAAAATCCTAGAGTTTCTGCACTTGAACTGCAGAAAGCATTGGTTGGGCTCCAAAGAATTGGTGACAGTAATCTTGCAACTCAACTATTGCTTAAATATTATCATTCACGTATTGCATCTAGCACACATGATTTGTTTTTCTCAAAGGTATATCCACATGGACTATATCTTGGAGATGTCTCGAAGTTTTTATTTTCCATGATCTCCCAAGCAGCTAAAAGTTTCACTCTCTTGCATGGTGAGAATTCTTCTTACGAATCAGAATTACATCGGTGGGTGATGGAACAAACTGCGACTTTTGCTGTGTATTTCAATAATTATGTTATATCCATGGTAGAGCCAAGTAGTGGCCTATCGACAGCAGTGGAAGCTGTGCAATCTACAATGTCTTATTGCTCTTTGTTAGAGGCACAGGGAATTGAATTACGATCATCTTTGATAGAGCATATCCGTCCCAGTATACAAGAAGTTTTACAGATCCATATAGAACACTTTAAGAAAGTGATTGGTATCATTACCTCATCTGATACTTGGGTTCTTGGAAGGTATCGAGTATCAGGAATTCTATCACCTGATAGTTATTCCGCTAACAGTGGCCAGCTATCGGAGTATTGTCTGCTTGCAAACAGTGGTCGGAAGTTCATAACACTAAGTCAG GCTATAATTGAAGAGGTTTCTCCTCTAATCGAACTGCATATTGAAGGCTCACTTCTGAGAGGGCTTTTGGATCTTTTTACAGAGTACACTACTATTCTCGAAAGTGCACTAACCAATCAGACAGAAAGTGAGGGAGTTGATTCAAGAATCAATATTGCAGATTCAGTAGAACAACAAATTTCCCTTATTGCTAACTTATCAATAATAGCACAAATATTCTCCAGCATGATTAGGAGGGCTTTCAATGACACCTACCACTTGCAGTTTGAGATTGATGATTATGAGCTCTTCATTCATGAAAACTGTGAGCGACTAAGATCTCAATTCTGCAAGCAATTAATTCTTAAATCCTTGCCACTTGAAAGTGATTATAGATGTAATCCTTCTCCAGCATGTTGTACTGATCTAGAGTCCTCTTCTTCTTACCGG GAATTGTATTTCGCGCTAAGGAATCTAAAAGAGCACGCTGAGGACACTCTTATCAAAATGAATTGGTTAAAGGATCTATTCAGTGAGCTGATGGAGATGATGTTTGAGATGATTTTGGATAAAGAAGATATTTCCAATATCACTAAAGAGCATTTGCCAAATAAAAGTTGTGACAAGTTTGTACAG CTTAGTCTTGACATCCACTTTCTCCTTGAAATTGCTAAATGGGGAGGATACTTGTCTGATACCGTCATGAATGCCTATTCGGATTATGAATCTCGTACAAAATCTGCATTCCTCTCTGCTGGGATGGATCCTGAAAG GCACATGAGCTATATTGGATGGGCGACAAGGGCTGCTATTGAAACACTAGAGAAGCTGCATGAACTTGATAAAAGGGAAATGCTTAGCAATGAGATTATTGATGCTACTGAAGATGAAACAAATGAATCTAGTTTACACAACTCTACTGAATCATTTGGGAGCAACGATGCTACTAACTCGGTAGAGGTATTAAGACCCCTGGATGCACCAGAGGTTACATCTTGTACCAAGATTCTGGAAACATGTGTTGTGCCTAAGGAAggtgatgaagaaaaaaatgGCCTTCATCATATATAG
- the LOC107820521 gene encoding phospholipid--sterol O-acyltransferase-like isoform X1 — translation MRGGHVCIVVSFLLLLAAVSGEFAGDYSKLSGIIIPGFASTQLRAWSILDCPYSPLDFNPLDLVWLDTTKLLSAVNCWLKCMMLDPYNQTDHRECKSRPDSGLSAITELDPGYITGPLSSVWKEWVKWCIEFGIEANAIIAVPYDWRLSPSKLEERDLYFHKLKLTFETALKLRGGPSIVFAHSLGNNVFRYFLEWLKLEIAPKEYMRWLDDHIHAYFAVGAPLLGAIETVKATLSGATFGLPVSEGTARLMFNTFGSSMWMLPFSKYCTTDNVYRRHFSGGNRENHHAYHCDEHELQSNYSGWPTNIINIEVPSIRAGDEAYPSFVEIAQANLSGMECGFPTQLSFSAREVSDGTFFKAIKDYDPDSERLLHLLQKSYHDDPILNPLTPWERPPLKNIFCIYGIDSKTEVGYYFAPSGKPYPDNWIITDVIYEIEGSLYSRSGNLVEGNPGATSGDETVPYHSLSWCKNWLGPKVNITRTPQSEHDGSDVQVHRNIEHQHGEDIIPNMTRLPTVKYITYYEDSESFPGKRTAVWELDKANHRNIVRSPVLMRELWLEMWHDIHPDKKSNFVTKAKRGPLRDEDCYWDYGKARCAWPEHCEYRYLFGDVHLGQSCRLKNSTYDLLSHYV, via the exons ATGAGAGGAGGACACGTGTGCATCGTCGTCAGtttcctcctcctcctagctGCCGTTAGCGGGGAGTTCGCCGGCGATTACTCGAAGCTGTCGGGAATTATCATCCCGGGGTTTGCATCCACCCAACTAAGAGCATGGTCAATATTGGACTGCCCTTATTCTCCTCTGGATTTCAATCCTCTCGATTTAGTCTGGCTCGACACCACCAAA CTTCTTTCTGCTGTGAATTGCTGGCTGAAGTGTATGATGTTGGATCCTTACAATCAAACAGATCATCGGGAATGCAAGTCTCGACCTGACAGTGGCCTTTCTGCTATCACAGAGCTTGATCCGGGATACATTACAG GTCCTCTGTCATCAGTGTGGAAAGAATGGGTTAAGTGGTGCATTGAATTTGGTATCGAGGCTAATGCAATCATCGCAGTTCCATATGACTGGAGATTGTCTCCATCAAAGCTTGAGGAGCGAGATCTTTACTTTCACAAACTAAA GCTAACTTTTGAAACTGCTCTTAAACTTCGTGGTGGGCCTTCAATAGTTTTCGCTCATTCATTAGGTAACAATGTCTTTAGATACTTCTTGGAGTGGTTGAAATTAGAGATTGCTCCGAAAGAGTATATGCGATGGCTAGACGATCACATTCATGCCTATTTTGCTGTTG GAGCTCCTCTTCTTGGTGCTATTGAGACAGTCAAAGCAACATTATCGGGGGCTACATTTGGTCTTCCTGTTTCtgag GGGACAGCTCGCCTGATGTTCAATACTTTTGGATCTTCTATGTGGATGTTGCCATTTTCAAAATATTGTACAACAGATAATGTGTACCGGAGGCATTTCTCTGGCGGAAACCGGGAAAACCATCACGCCTACCATTGCGATGAGCATGAGCTTCAATCAAACTATTCTGGCTGGCCAACAAACATAATCAATATTGAAGTTCCTTCAATTCGAG CAGGGGATGAGGCTTATCCATCATTTGTAGAAATTGCCCAAGCTAACTTGTCGGGAATGGAATGTGGATTTCCGACGCAATTGTCCTTTTCTGCTCGTGAAGTCTCTGATGGGACCTTTTTCAAAGCCATAAAGGATTATGATCCTGATAGCGAAAGGCTCTTGCACCTTTTACAAAA GTCTTACCATGATGATCCGATTTTAAATCCTCTAACACCTTGGGAAAGACCACCTCTCAAGAACATATTCTGCATTTATGGCATAGATTCGAAGACTGAG GTTGGTTACTATTTTGCACCCAGTGGGAAGCCTTATCCTGATAATTGGATTATAACAGATGTGATATATGAAATTGAAGGATCTCTGTATTCACG GTCAGGAAATCTGGTTGAAGGAAACCCAGGTGCAACAAGTGGGGATGAGACG GTGCCATACCATTCACTCTCCTGGTGCAAGAATTGGCTGGGGCCAAAAGTGAACATAACAAGGACACCACAG TCAGAGCATGATGGCTCAGATGTACAAGTGCATCGAAATATAGAGCATCAACATGGCGAAGATATCATCCCCAATATGACAAGGTTACCTACGGTGAAGTACATAACCTATTATGAGGATTCTGAAAGTTTTCCAGGAAAGAGAACAGCAGTTTGGGAGCTCGATAAAG CAAATCACAGGAACATTGTCAGATCTCCAGTTTTGATGCGGGAGCTGTGGCTTGAGATGTGGCATGATATTCATCCTGATAAAAAGTCTAACTTTGTTACTAAAG CAAAGCGTGGGCCTCTGAGGGATGAGGACTGCTATTGGGATTATGGGAAAGCCCGATGCGCATGGCCTGAACATTGTGAATACAG ATATTTATTCGGGGATGTTCACCTGGGGCAGAGTTGCAGATTGAAGAATTCTACATATGATCTCCTGTCGCACTATGTATGA
- the LOC107820521 gene encoding phospholipid--sterol O-acyltransferase-like isoform X2 — MRGGHVCIVVSFLLLLAAVSGEFAGDYSKLSGIIIPGFASTQLRAWSILDCPYSPLDFNPLDLVWLDTTKLLSAVNCWLKCMMLDPYNQTDHRECKSRPDSGLSAITELDPGYITGPLSSVWKEWVKWCIEFGIEANAIIAVPYDWRLSPSKLEERDLYFHKLKLTFETALKLRGGPSIVFAHSLGNNVFRYFLEWLKLEIAPKEYMRWLDDHIHAYFAVGAPLLGAIETVKATLSGATFGLPVSEGTARLMFNTFGSSMWMLPFSKYCTTDNVYRRHFSGGNRENHHAYHCDEHELQSNYSGWPTNIINIEVPSIRGDEAYPSFVEIAQANLSGMECGFPTQLSFSAREVSDGTFFKAIKDYDPDSERLLHLLQKSYHDDPILNPLTPWERPPLKNIFCIYGIDSKTEVGYYFAPSGKPYPDNWIITDVIYEIEGSLYSRSGNLVEGNPGATSGDETVPYHSLSWCKNWLGPKVNITRTPQSEHDGSDVQVHRNIEHQHGEDIIPNMTRLPTVKYITYYEDSESFPGKRTAVWELDKANHRNIVRSPVLMRELWLEMWHDIHPDKKSNFVTKAKRGPLRDEDCYWDYGKARCAWPEHCEYRYLFGDVHLGQSCRLKNSTYDLLSHYV; from the exons ATGAGAGGAGGACACGTGTGCATCGTCGTCAGtttcctcctcctcctagctGCCGTTAGCGGGGAGTTCGCCGGCGATTACTCGAAGCTGTCGGGAATTATCATCCCGGGGTTTGCATCCACCCAACTAAGAGCATGGTCAATATTGGACTGCCCTTATTCTCCTCTGGATTTCAATCCTCTCGATTTAGTCTGGCTCGACACCACCAAA CTTCTTTCTGCTGTGAATTGCTGGCTGAAGTGTATGATGTTGGATCCTTACAATCAAACAGATCATCGGGAATGCAAGTCTCGACCTGACAGTGGCCTTTCTGCTATCACAGAGCTTGATCCGGGATACATTACAG GTCCTCTGTCATCAGTGTGGAAAGAATGGGTTAAGTGGTGCATTGAATTTGGTATCGAGGCTAATGCAATCATCGCAGTTCCATATGACTGGAGATTGTCTCCATCAAAGCTTGAGGAGCGAGATCTTTACTTTCACAAACTAAA GCTAACTTTTGAAACTGCTCTTAAACTTCGTGGTGGGCCTTCAATAGTTTTCGCTCATTCATTAGGTAACAATGTCTTTAGATACTTCTTGGAGTGGTTGAAATTAGAGATTGCTCCGAAAGAGTATATGCGATGGCTAGACGATCACATTCATGCCTATTTTGCTGTTG GAGCTCCTCTTCTTGGTGCTATTGAGACAGTCAAAGCAACATTATCGGGGGCTACATTTGGTCTTCCTGTTTCtgag GGGACAGCTCGCCTGATGTTCAATACTTTTGGATCTTCTATGTGGATGTTGCCATTTTCAAAATATTGTACAACAGATAATGTGTACCGGAGGCATTTCTCTGGCGGAAACCGGGAAAACCATCACGCCTACCATTGCGATGAGCATGAGCTTCAATCAAACTATTCTGGCTGGCCAACAAACATAATCAATATTGAAGTTCCTTCAATTCGAG GGGATGAGGCTTATCCATCATTTGTAGAAATTGCCCAAGCTAACTTGTCGGGAATGGAATGTGGATTTCCGACGCAATTGTCCTTTTCTGCTCGTGAAGTCTCTGATGGGACCTTTTTCAAAGCCATAAAGGATTATGATCCTGATAGCGAAAGGCTCTTGCACCTTTTACAAAA GTCTTACCATGATGATCCGATTTTAAATCCTCTAACACCTTGGGAAAGACCACCTCTCAAGAACATATTCTGCATTTATGGCATAGATTCGAAGACTGAG GTTGGTTACTATTTTGCACCCAGTGGGAAGCCTTATCCTGATAATTGGATTATAACAGATGTGATATATGAAATTGAAGGATCTCTGTATTCACG GTCAGGAAATCTGGTTGAAGGAAACCCAGGTGCAACAAGTGGGGATGAGACG GTGCCATACCATTCACTCTCCTGGTGCAAGAATTGGCTGGGGCCAAAAGTGAACATAACAAGGACACCACAG TCAGAGCATGATGGCTCAGATGTACAAGTGCATCGAAATATAGAGCATCAACATGGCGAAGATATCATCCCCAATATGACAAGGTTACCTACGGTGAAGTACATAACCTATTATGAGGATTCTGAAAGTTTTCCAGGAAAGAGAACAGCAGTTTGGGAGCTCGATAAAG CAAATCACAGGAACATTGTCAGATCTCCAGTTTTGATGCGGGAGCTGTGGCTTGAGATGTGGCATGATATTCATCCTGATAAAAAGTCTAACTTTGTTACTAAAG CAAAGCGTGGGCCTCTGAGGGATGAGGACTGCTATTGGGATTATGGGAAAGCCCGATGCGCATGGCCTGAACATTGTGAATACAG ATATTTATTCGGGGATGTTCACCTGGGGCAGAGTTGCAGATTGAAGAATTCTACATATGATCTCCTGTCGCACTATGTATGA